Proteins from a genomic interval of Staphylococcus debuckii:
- the secE gene encoding preprotein translocase subunit SecE, translating into MAEDKKKAPKDSFFKGVISEMEKTSWPTKEELLKYTTIVIVTVVFFLLFFYALDLGIGELIKLIS; encoded by the coding sequence ATGGCTGAAGATAAGAAAAAAGCACCTAAAGATAGTTTCTTTAAAGGCGTTATTTCTGAAATGGAGAAGACAAGTTGGCCGACTAAAGAAGAATTGTTGAAATATACAACTATTGTTATCGTAACAGTAGTATTCTTCTTACTCTTCTTCTATGCCTTAGATTTGGGAATCGGTGAATTGATAAAATTAATTAGTTAA
- the rpmG gene encoding 50S ribosomal protein L33 produces MKKVPLNCEVCGNRNYTVPKNSDLAERLVLKKYCKTCNAHTIHKESK; encoded by the coding sequence ATGAAGAAAGTCCCGCTCAATTGTGAAGTATGCGGAAATAGAAATTATACCGTTCCAAAGAACAGCGACCTTGCAGAGAGATTAGTATTGAAGAAGTATTGCAAAACTTGTAATGCACATACGATACACAAGGAATCGAAGTAG
- a CDS encoding sigma factor: MINEDEFRYANFTFCERNNAMPQHPSEITTKITSLILRAQAEDKEAVNQLLILLQPLIRQRIQNKSIAFSDCDDLLQDISLRICRNIDKYQLSTSTPFDHFLNRLIKTSKFDYYRKQTRLNKQHQCLIEEARSRYETAVSEQSIEERLIIEEAREKLDSYCKKLSKLEQEVVQYILDDYSPQKQHMR; the protein is encoded by the coding sequence TTGATTAACGAAGATGAATTCAGGTATGCTAATTTCACTTTCTGTGAAAGGAACAATGCCATGCCTCAGCATCCCAGTGAAATCACCACGAAAATCACCTCGTTAATTTTACGCGCTCAAGCAGAAGACAAAGAAGCGGTTAACCAGTTGCTTATCCTATTACAGCCCTTGATCCGTCAACGTATTCAAAATAAAAGTATCGCATTTTCAGATTGTGATGACTTACTCCAAGATATCTCTCTTAGAATTTGCAGAAATATAGATAAATATCAACTATCAACCAGTACACCCTTTGACCATTTTCTAAATCGTTTAATTAAAACTTCAAAGTTTGATTACTACCGAAAACAAACCAGATTGAATAAACAGCACCAATGTTTGATAGAAGAAGCGCGAAGTCGATATGAGACCGCTGTTTCAGAACAAAGCATTGAGGAAAGATTAATTATAGAAGAAGCAAGGGAAAAGTTGGATTCTTATTGCAAGAAATTAAGTAAACTAGAACAAGAAGTAGTACAATATATATTGGATGACTATTCTCCGCAAAAACAGCATATGCGATAG
- a CDS encoding NYN domain-containing protein, translating into MKDRYLIIDGYNMIGQSSYLTNLAKDSLEEAREKLLLSIGNYNAAVAGEIICVFDAYEQEGNESVSYYHGIKTIFTKENETADSYIERLVYDLYDKHTTHIAVVTSDLSEQHAIFGTGAYRIPSREMWQNIKLNEASVNTSMKSFDNNKPRTRIPLSDEVLTEFEKIRRGNQEK; encoded by the coding sequence ATGAAGGATCGTTATTTAATTATTGATGGTTATAACATGATAGGTCAAAGCAGCTATCTGACAAATTTAGCTAAAGATAGTTTAGAAGAAGCTAGAGAAAAGTTGTTGTTATCGATAGGTAATTATAATGCTGCAGTAGCAGGTGAAATTATTTGTGTGTTTGATGCCTACGAACAAGAGGGCAATGAAAGCGTGAGTTACTATCATGGGATTAAAACTATTTTTACAAAAGAAAATGAAACAGCAGATAGCTATATAGAACGACTTGTGTATGATTTGTACGATAAGCATACGACACATATCGCTGTAGTAACGAGTGATTTGAGTGAACAGCATGCTATTTTTGGAACAGGTGCTTATCGTATCCCTTCGCGGGAAATGTGGCAAAATATCAAGTTGAACGAAGCGAGCGTTAATACATCAATGAAATCCTTTGACAATAACAAGCCGAGAACTCGCATTCCTCTGTCAGATGAGGTGCTCACAGAATTTGAAAAAATACGGCGCGGCAACCAAGAAAAATAA
- the rlmB gene encoding 23S rRNA (guanosine(2251)-2'-O)-methyltransferase RlmB, with protein sequence MEDSVIVGRHAVKEAITSGHSINKILIQDGVKKQQLEEILKHAKNQKIVVQTVPKSKLDHLAEAPHQGVAALVAPYEYAELDDLLAQLQDKEGLPTLVILDGLEDPHNLGSILRTADAADVDGVIIPKRRSVALTQTVAKASAGAIQHVPVVRVTNLSQTMDQLKDKGYWIAGTAADNATDYRQMAVDMPLAIVIGNEGHGMSRLVKEKCDFYIKIPMAGHINSLNASVAASLMIYEIYRKRHPAGE encoded by the coding sequence GTGGAAGATTCAGTGATTGTCGGACGACATGCCGTTAAAGAAGCCATTACATCAGGACATTCAATCAACAAAATCTTAATTCAAGATGGCGTAAAAAAACAACAACTTGAAGAAATATTAAAACATGCAAAAAATCAAAAAATAGTGGTCCAAACTGTCCCAAAATCAAAATTAGATCATTTAGCTGAAGCGCCGCATCAAGGGGTCGCTGCATTAGTGGCACCGTATGAATATGCTGAGTTAGACGACTTGCTCGCTCAATTGCAAGACAAAGAAGGATTGCCGACTTTGGTAATACTAGACGGATTAGAAGATCCTCATAATCTAGGGTCTATTCTACGTACCGCAGATGCTGCAGATGTGGACGGAGTCATTATTCCGAAAAGACGTTCTGTAGCCTTGACCCAAACTGTTGCCAAAGCTTCTGCAGGCGCCATTCAACATGTACCTGTAGTACGCGTGACAAACTTATCTCAAACCATGGATCAATTGAAAGATAAAGGTTACTGGATAGCAGGTACAGCTGCTGATAATGCAACAGACTATCGACAAATGGCAGTCGACATGCCGCTTGCTATTGTTATCGGTAATGAAGGTCACGGTATGAGCAGATTGGTGAAAGAAAAATGTGATTTTTATATTAAAATTCCTATGGCGGGCCATATCAACAGCTTAAACGCTTCTGTAGCTGCGAGCTTGATGATATATGAGATTTATCGCAAACGCCATCCGGCAGGTGAATAA
- a CDS encoding Mini-ribonuclease 3 produces MDNINNIKLLNPLSLAYMGDAVLDQFVRKHIILKLRAKPNRLHQQAKQYVTAKSQAATLDFLMQEDWFTEEEQEIIRRGRNAKSHTKAKNTDVQTYRKSSGLEAVIGYLYLENKEERLQALLESIVTAVEERE; encoded by the coding sequence GTGGATAATATAAATAATATAAAACTGCTGAACCCATTATCTTTAGCATATATGGGGGATGCAGTTTTAGACCAATTTGTCCGCAAACATATCATTTTGAAATTACGTGCAAAGCCGAATCGTTTGCATCAGCAAGCTAAACAATATGTAACTGCTAAAAGCCAAGCTGCTACGCTGGATTTTCTGATGCAAGAAGACTGGTTTACAGAAGAAGAACAAGAAATCATACGACGAGGCCGTAATGCTAAAAGTCATACTAAAGCTAAAAACACTGACGTACAGACTTATCGTAAGAGTTCGGGGTTAGAAGCGGTAATAGGCTATTTATATTTAGAAAATAAAGAAGAAAGACTGCAAGCATTATTAGAAAGTATTGTAACTGCAGTAGAAGAAAGGGAGTGA
- the cysS gene encoding cysteine--tRNA ligase produces the protein MITLYNTLTRQKEPFEPLEPGKVKMYVCGPTVYNYIHIGNARPAINYDVVRRYFEYKGYDVNYVSNFTDVDDKLIKRSKELNESVPEIADRYIQAFYEDTGALNVKKATSNPRVMNHMDDIIAFIKDLVDKGYAYESGGDVYFRTRKFEDYGKLSHQSIDDLKVGARIESGEQKEDALDFTLWKKAKPGEISWDSPFGKGRPGWHIECSVMAYNELGETIDIHAGGSDLQFPHHENEIAQSEAHNHAPFANYWMHNGFINIDNEKMSKSLGNFVLVHDIIKEVDPDVLRFFMISVHYRSPINYNMELVESAKSGLERIRNSYQAIEEREAIATDIEEQSEYIEQVDQLLAQFEKVMDDDFNTANAITTWYDLAKLANKYVLENTTSKKVIARFKEVFQIFSDVLGVPLKGKQQDELLDEDIEALIEERNEARKNKDFARADEIRDQLKEQNIILEDTAQGVRFKRG, from the coding sequence ATGATTACATTATATAATACTTTAACAAGACAAAAAGAACCCTTTGAACCGCTAGAACCGGGTAAAGTTAAAATGTACGTCTGCGGGCCAACGGTTTATAACTATATTCATATCGGAAACGCACGTCCTGCTATCAATTATGATGTGGTGCGCCGTTACTTCGAATATAAAGGTTATGATGTCAATTACGTCTCTAACTTTACAGATGTGGATGACAAATTGATCAAACGCTCTAAAGAGTTGAATGAAAGTGTCCCTGAAATTGCGGACCGTTACATCCAAGCTTTTTACGAAGATACAGGTGCTTTAAATGTTAAAAAAGCGACTTCTAATCCGCGCGTTATGAATCATATGGATGATATTATCGCATTCATTAAAGATTTAGTAGATAAAGGCTATGCTTACGAAAGTGGCGGAGATGTTTATTTCCGCACACGTAAATTCGAAGACTATGGTAAATTAAGCCATCAATCTATTGATGATTTGAAGGTCGGCGCACGTATTGAATCAGGTGAACAAAAAGAAGATGCGTTGGACTTTACACTATGGAAAAAAGCCAAACCAGGCGAAATCAGCTGGGATAGTCCATTTGGTAAAGGGCGTCCAGGTTGGCATATTGAATGCTCAGTAATGGCATATAATGAACTGGGTGAAACGATTGATATTCACGCAGGTGGCAGTGATTTGCAATTCCCTCACCACGAAAATGAAATTGCACAATCAGAGGCACATAACCATGCACCATTTGCAAACTACTGGATGCATAATGGATTTATTAATATTGATAATGAGAAAATGAGTAAGTCATTAGGCAACTTTGTGTTAGTGCATGACATTATTAAAGAAGTGGACCCAGATGTATTACGTTTCTTTATGATCAGTGTGCATTACCGCAGTCCAATCAATTACAATATGGAACTAGTTGAGTCAGCTAAAAGCGGTTTGGAACGTATCCGCAACAGTTATCAAGCCATCGAAGAACGTGAAGCCATTGCAACAGATATTGAAGAACAATCTGAATATATCGAACAAGTTGATCAATTGTTGGCACAATTTGAGAAAGTAATGGATGACGATTTCAATACAGCAAATGCGATTACTACTTGGTATGATTTAGCGAAATTAGCGAATAAATATGTATTGGAAAATACCACTTCTAAAAAAGTAATCGCTCGCTTTAAAGAAGTCTTCCAAATCTTCAGTGATGTCTTAGGTGTTCCATTAAAAGGTAAACAACAAGATGAATTGTTGGATGAAGATATTGAAGCCTTAATTGAAGAACGTAATGAAGCACGAAAAAATAAAGACTTTGCACGCGCTGATGAAATTCGTGATCAATTAAAAGAACAAAATATTATCCTTGAAGATACTGCACAAGGCGTGAGATTCAAACGTGGATAA
- the cysE gene encoding serine O-acetyltransferase, which yields MRDDIKMVFEQDPAARTAFEVATTYAGLHAVWSHLVAHKLYNKQHYVAARIISQVSRFFTGIEIHPGAKIGKRLFIDHGMGVVIGETCTIGDNVTIYQGVTLGGTGKEKGKRHPDIGDNVLIAAGSKILGNIKVDSNVNIGANSVVLQNVPSYTTVVGIPGHIVKQHGKRIGKNFDHLNLPDPIYEQMKQLEKQLEQVKNGEIQDDYII from the coding sequence ATGAGAGACGATATAAAAATGGTGTTTGAACAAGACCCTGCTGCCAGAACAGCATTCGAAGTTGCAACAACTTATGCAGGACTACATGCAGTTTGGAGTCACTTAGTGGCTCATAAATTATATAATAAGCAGCATTATGTGGCTGCGCGTATTATTTCGCAAGTTTCACGGTTTTTTACAGGTATTGAAATTCATCCGGGAGCTAAAATAGGTAAACGTTTATTCATTGACCATGGCATGGGTGTAGTTATCGGGGAGACATGTACTATCGGTGATAACGTTACAATTTATCAAGGTGTGACGCTTGGCGGTACTGGTAAAGAGAAAGGGAAACGTCACCCTGACATCGGGGACAACGTTTTAATTGCTGCAGGTTCAAAAATTCTAGGCAATATCAAAGTAGATTCTAATGTTAATATCGGAGCGAATTCGGTTGTACTGCAAAATGTACCAAGCTATACAACAGTAGTAGGTATTCCAGGACATATTGTGAAACAACATGGTAAACGTATCGGTAAAAACTTTGACCATCTCAATCTGCCAGATCCAATTTACGAACAAATGAAACAATTAGAAAAGCAACTAGAGCAAGTTAAGAATGGAGAGATTCAAGATGATTACATTATATAA
- the gltX gene encoding glutamate--tRNA ligase has protein sequence MSERVRVRYAPSPTGYLHIGNARTALFNYLFAKHYDGDFIVRIEDTDKKRNLDDGESSQFSNLEWLGLEWDESVDKDKGYGPYRQSERAKFYDPLVEQLLAEDKAYKCYMTEEELEQEREEQIARGATPRYAGKHAHLTPEEEAAFEAEGRQPSIRFRVPKGKVYKFDDMVKGEVSFESDNIGDWVIVKKDGVPTYNFAVAADDHYMEISDVIRGDDHVSNTPKQLMIYEAFGWEPPRFGHISLIVNEQRKKLSKRDGQILQFIEQYRDLGYLPEALFNFITLLGWSPEGEEEIFSKEEFIKIFDENRLQKSPAFFDKKKLAWVNNQYMKQKDSEKVFELALPHLINAGLIPESPSEADLDWGRKLIGLYQKEMSYAGEIVPLSEMFFRDEIELNDEEKEVISGEQVPELMNHLYGKLEALEPFEAAEIKKTIKAVQKETGIKGKQLFMPIRVAVTGEMHGPELPNTMEVLGKEKVLTRLKKYL, from the coding sequence ATGAGTGAACGCGTAAGAGTAAGATATGCACCGAGTCCAACAGGTTATTTGCATATCGGAAACGCTAGAACAGCACTATTCAACTACTTATTTGCTAAACATTATGATGGAGATTTTATTGTACGTATTGAAGATACAGATAAAAAACGTAACTTAGATGATGGTGAATCTTCTCAATTCAGCAATTTGGAATGGTTAGGTCTTGAGTGGGATGAATCAGTGGACAAAGATAAAGGTTACGGTCCGTACCGCCAATCAGAACGTGCGAAATTCTATGATCCTTTAGTGGAACAATTATTAGCAGAAGATAAAGCTTATAAATGTTATATGACTGAAGAAGAATTAGAACAAGAACGTGAAGAACAGATTGCACGTGGCGCAACACCGCGTTACGCAGGTAAACATGCTCATTTAACACCTGAAGAAGAAGCGGCATTCGAAGCAGAAGGCCGTCAACCTTCAATTCGTTTCCGTGTGCCTAAAGGTAAAGTCTATAAATTCGATGATATGGTTAAGGGTGAAGTATCGTTTGAATCTGATAATATCGGCGACTGGGTTATTGTGAAAAAAGACGGTGTTCCGACTTATAACTTCGCTGTAGCAGCAGATGATCATTATATGGAAATTTCTGATGTTATCCGTGGCGATGATCACGTTTCAAACACACCTAAACAATTAATGATTTATGAAGCGTTCGGTTGGGAACCACCACGTTTCGGTCACATTTCACTTATCGTGAATGAACAACGCAAAAAATTAAGTAAACGTGACGGTCAAATCTTGCAATTTATCGAACAATATCGTGACTTAGGTTACTTGCCTGAAGCATTGTTCAACTTTATTACATTGCTTGGCTGGTCTCCTGAAGGTGAAGAAGAAATCTTCTCTAAAGAAGAATTCATTAAAATCTTCGATGAAAACCGCTTGCAAAAATCACCTGCTTTCTTTGATAAGAAAAAATTAGCTTGGGTGAACAACCAATATATGAAACAAAAAGACTCTGAAAAAGTCTTTGAATTGGCTTTACCTCACTTAATCAATGCTGGTTTAATTCCTGAATCTCCTTCTGAAGCAGATTTAGACTGGGGCCGCAAATTGATTGGCTTATATCAAAAAGAAATGAGTTATGCGGGTGAAATTGTACCGTTATCTGAAATGTTCTTCCGTGATGAAATTGAATTGAATGACGAAGAAAAAGAAGTTATCAGCGGTGAACAAGTGCCAGAATTAATGAATCACTTGTATGGCAAATTGGAAGCTTTAGAACCGTTTGAAGCGGCTGAAATCAAAAAAACAATCAAAGCAGTTCAAAAAGAAACTGGTATTAAAGGCAAACAATTATTCATGCCGATTCGTGTAGCTGTAACTGGTGAAATGCACGGACCAGAATTACCAAATACGATGGAAGTATTAGGTAAAGAAAAAGTACTTACACGCTTGAAAAAATATCTGTAA
- a CDS encoding PIN/TRAM domain-containing protein — translation MKIIRMIVIASYIILGATLGVIIIPSVARDTGILHTYPWLANKYIISLIGILIFFLIFGIFIPRITKYVRKLEIFIMRHSAIEILFAAIGLIMGLLISVMISFILNLIGSSLFLHVLPIIITVFLSYLGFQFGLKKRDEMLMFLPEKMARSAQLNTYSAAPKIIDTSAVIDGRILEVIECGFLDGEILIPQGVINELQIVADSTDSVKRDKGQRGLDILNRLHDNTYPTRIIHPQKSYNDIDALLIKLAHKYKADVITTDFNLNKICHVQGVKVLNVNDLSEAVKPTVRQGDQMNLLLTKIGKEPGQGVGYLEDGTMVVIDDAKTYVGEYVDIEIISILQTSSGRIIFAKLI, via the coding sequence GTGAAAATTATTAGAATGATTGTGATAGCAAGCTATATTATCTTAGGTGCCACACTCGGTGTTATTATAATCCCGTCAGTGGCACGTGATACAGGAATACTGCATACTTATCCTTGGCTTGCCAACAAATATATTATCAGCTTAATTGGTATACTAATATTCTTTTTAATCTTTGGAATATTTATTCCGCGCATCACGAAATATGTGCGAAAGCTTGAAATCTTTATTATGCGTCATAGCGCAATCGAAATTTTATTTGCAGCCATTGGTTTGATTATGGGCTTATTAATTTCTGTAATGATTTCTTTCATCTTAAATTTAATTGGTTCTTCATTATTTCTTCATGTTTTACCTATTATCATTACAGTCTTCTTAAGTTACTTAGGGTTCCAATTCGGTTTGAAAAAAAGAGACGAGATGTTGATGTTTCTGCCTGAAAAAATGGCACGTTCAGCACAATTGAACACCTACAGTGCTGCGCCTAAAATTATTGATACCAGCGCAGTCATTGATGGCAGAATTTTAGAAGTGATAGAATGCGGATTCTTAGATGGTGAGATATTAATTCCGCAAGGTGTGATCAATGAACTTCAAATTGTGGCAGATTCTACAGATAGCGTGAAGAGAGATAAAGGGCAACGTGGGTTAGATATCTTGAATCGTCTGCACGACAATACGTATCCTACGCGGATTATACATCCTCAAAAATCATATAATGATATTGATGCGTTGTTAATTAAATTAGCACATAAATATAAAGCAGATGTGATTACTACTGATTTTAATTTAAATAAAATCTGCCACGTTCAAGGCGTGAAAGTCTTAAACGTCAACGATTTATCGGAAGCGGTGAAACCGACTGTGCGTCAAGGCGATCAGATGAATCTCTTGCTGACAAAAATAGGGAAAGAGCCTGGTCAAGGTGTCGGCTATTTAGAAGATGGTACGATGGTAGTGATTGATGATGCGAAAACATATGTAGGTGAATATGTAGATATTGAAATCATAAGTATTTTACAAACTTCGTCGGGCCGTATTATATTTGCTAAATTAATTTAA